The nucleotide sequence ACGCGGCGCTCGACGCCGTCGAGGCCGGCGGTCGCGACGTCGCGAAGTGGACGTGGCTGACGAAGAATCCCGGAGTCCAGCTCGGGCCGGTGGACGGAGCGACCGCGACGATCACGAAGTACGCGCTGCACGAGGTGGACGTGGACGTGAACACGCCGGGCGCGGGAATCCTGCGCCTCGCGGACCTGTGGTATCCGGACTGGACGGTGAAGGTGGACGGCAAGCCCGCCGAGATGCTGCGGGCCGACCACCTGCTTCGCGCGGTGGTGGTTCCGGCCGGTCATCACCAGGTCGTGTTCCGCTTCGCCTCGCCGAGCGTGCGGCGCGGCCTCGTCGTGTCCCTCGTCAGCCTGGCGGTCGCACTGGCGCTGCTCGCCGCCGGCGTGCTGCTCGGGCGGCGGCGGACGAATCCGGCCGTGGCGGCGGGAGCGGGAGGGTCCTGATGGACAAGCTCGTCATCCTCCCGACCTACAACGAACGCGAGAACATCGCGCCGATGCTCGACAAGCTGCTCGAGCTGCCCTTCGGGCTGGACGTGCTGGTCGTGGACGACAACTCCCCCGACGGGACCGCGACGCTCGTCGAGGAACACCAGCGCCGTTCCGAGCGCGTCCACCTGCTCAAGCGGCCCGGCAAGCTGGGCCTGGGCTCGGCCTACCGGGACGGCTTCCGCTACGCGCTCGAGCACGGCGCCGAGTACATCTTCGAGATGGACGCGGACTTCTCGCACGACCCGGCGGCCATCGGCGAGTTCCTCGCGGCGGCACGGGACGCCGACATCGTCCTCGGCAGCCGCTACCTGAACGGCGTGACGGTCGTGAACTGGCCGCTGAGCCGGCTCATCCTGTCGTACTCGGCGAACGTCTACACGCGCATCGTCACCGGCCTGCCGCTCGCGGATTCGACCGGGGGCTTCAAGTGCTTCCGGCGCCGGGCACTCGAGGGCATCCGGCTCGATCACGTGAAGTCCGAGGGCTATTCGTTCCAGATCGAGATGTCGTTCCGTTGCTGGAAGCGCGGATTCCGGATCAAGGAGATCCCCATCCTGTTCGTGGACCGCCGCGCGGGAGTCTCGAAGATGAGCCGCAGGATCATCTGGGAGGCCGCCGGCATGGTCTGGCGCCTGCGTTTCCTCGACCTGTTCGGCCGATT is from Candidatus Eisenbacteria bacterium and encodes:
- a CDS encoding polyprenol monophosphomannose synthase, with the protein product MDKLVILPTYNERENIAPMLDKLLELPFGLDVLVVDDNSPDGTATLVEEHQRRSERVHLLKRPGKLGLGSAYRDGFRYALEHGAEYIFEMDADFSHDPAAIGEFLAAARDADIVLGSRYLNGVTVVNWPLSRLILSYSANVYTRIVTGLPLADSTGGFKCFRRRALEGIRLDHVKSEGYSFQIEMSFRCWKRGFRIKEIPILFVDRRAGVSKMSRRIIWEAAGMVWRLRFLDLFGRLE